In a single window of the Streptomyces sp. NBC_00285 genome:
- a CDS encoding NTP pyrophosphohydrolase, with protein sequence MSDVLLVVVDAANVVGSVPDGWWRDRRGAAERLRDRLAVDGVPGREGAVEIVLVVEGAARGVESVPGVRVESAPASGDDHMVALVAEAGERRVLVVTADRELRRRVGELGADVAGPRTVRP encoded by the coding sequence ATGAGTGACGTGCTGCTGGTCGTCGTGGACGCCGCGAATGTCGTCGGGTCGGTGCCGGACGGGTGGTGGCGGGACCGGCGGGGAGCGGCGGAGCGGCTGCGGGACCGGCTCGCGGTGGACGGGGTGCCGGGGCGGGAGGGCGCCGTGGAGATCGTGCTGGTGGTGGAGGGGGCGGCCCGGGGCGTGGAGTCGGTGCCGGGGGTCCGCGTGGAGAGCGCGCCCGCCAGCGGGGACGATCACATGGTGGCGCTGGTGGCCGAAGCCGGTGAGCGGCGGGTGCTGGTCGTGACTGCGGACCGGGAACTACGGCGGCGGGTGGGCGAGTTGGGGGCGGATGTGGCGGGGCCGCGGACAGTTCGTCCCTGA
- a CDS encoding LacI family DNA-binding transcriptional regulator, producing the protein MTAQPAPRVTIKDVAARAGVSKGAVSLAFNHKPGLSEPTRDRIFRAAQELGWAPNLTARTLAGSRVDVVGLAICRPARLLGLEPFYMEFVSGVESVLIERNCSLLLRLVRNVEEEVGLQESWWRGRQIGGSILVDFRADDPRVAAAERLGMPVVAVGHPSFTGNLTSVWTDDATAVTEAVRYLAALGHRRIARVGGAAALGHTATRTAAFDEAARTLELAGAWQVTTDYSGEAGARATRSLLTAAPQDRPTAIVYDNDIMAVAGLSVAAEMGLNVPRDVSLLAWDDSQLCRLTHPTLSAMSHDVHGFGAEAARTLFGVITGEGPGSHPVPTPVLTPRGSTAPPAV; encoded by the coding sequence ATGACAGCCCAGCCGGCCCCCCGCGTCACCATCAAGGACGTCGCCGCGCGCGCCGGTGTGTCCAAGGGGGCCGTATCGCTGGCCTTCAACCACAAGCCGGGGCTGTCGGAGCCGACCCGGGACCGGATCTTCCGGGCCGCGCAGGAGCTGGGCTGGGCGCCGAACCTCACGGCACGGACGCTGGCCGGCTCACGGGTGGACGTGGTGGGGCTCGCGATCTGCCGGCCGGCGCGGCTGCTGGGGCTCGAACCCTTCTACATGGAGTTCGTGTCGGGCGTGGAGAGCGTGCTGATCGAGCGGAACTGCTCGCTGCTGCTGCGGCTCGTGCGGAACGTGGAGGAGGAGGTCGGCCTCCAGGAGTCATGGTGGCGGGGGCGCCAGATCGGCGGGTCGATCCTGGTCGACTTCCGGGCGGACGACCCGCGCGTCGCGGCGGCCGAGCGGCTGGGGATGCCGGTGGTGGCCGTGGGGCACCCCTCGTTCACCGGGAACCTGACCTCGGTGTGGACCGACGACGCCACCGCCGTGACGGAGGCCGTGCGGTATCTCGCGGCGCTGGGGCACCGGCGGATCGCCCGGGTCGGCGGCGCGGCGGCCCTGGGACACACCGCGACACGCACGGCGGCGTTCGACGAGGCCGCGAGAACGCTGGAGCTGGCGGGGGCCTGGCAGGTCACCACCGACTACTCGGGAGAGGCCGGCGCGCGGGCCACCCGGTCCCTGCTGACCGCGGCACCGCAGGACCGGCCCACGGCGATCGTCTACGACAACGACATCATGGCGGTCGCCGGGCTGTCGGTCGCCGCGGAGATGGGCCTGAACGTGCCACGCGACGTCTCCCTGCTCGCCTGGGACGACTCGCAGCTCTGCCGGCTCACCCATCCCACGCTCTCCGCGATGAGCCATGACGTGCACGGATTCGGTGCGGAAGCGGCCCGTACGCTCTTCGGTGTGATCACCGGCGAGGGGCCGGGATCACATCCTGTACCTACTCCCGTACTGACGCCACGGGGTTCCACGGCACCTCCCGCGGTGTGA
- a CDS encoding 3-hydroxyacyl-CoA dehydrogenase NAD-binding domain-containing protein: MSTTDLLKGAAELFPDEVVTQAHVRHLDLPFNAGRFALITLDNGFDHTKPTTFGPASLANLNTAIDQVEKEASAGEIVGVGITGKPFIFAVGADLKGVELLKEHKDALAIGKGGHEVFKRLADIAAPTFAYYNGAAMGGGVEVGLHCTYRTVSAALPAFSLPEVFLGLVPGWGGCTLLPNLIGAEKAVSVIIENSLNQNKQLKGAQVYELGIADALFEGADFLEQSLLWTASVLKGEIVIDRPVIDRGEAWDQAVAKGRFVADSKVHGAAPAAYRALDIIEAAKNGDLQQGYDAEDQALADLIMGGELRSGIYAFNLVQKRGKRPAGAPDKNLARPVTKVGVVGAGLMASQLALLFLRRLEVPVVLTDIDQERVDKGVGYVHAEIEKLLGKGRVNQDKANRLKALVTGVLDKAEGFSDADFIIEAVFEEIGVKQQVFAEVEAVAPAHAVLATNTSSLSVSEMASKLKNPERVVGFHFFNPVAILPLLEIVRGEQTDDASLATAFSVAKKLKKTAVLVKDAPAFVVNRILTRFMGEIQNVIDEGTPVAVAEKAVEPLGLPMSPLVLLELVGPAIGLHVSETLNRAFPERFTVSPNLAAVVKAGKRGFYVYSAENGFKPELDPEVAALLKQGDTVLSEEQVRERVLDAVAQEIGLMLDEGVVAEAQDIDLCLITGAGWPFHLGGITPYLDREGVSERVNGKKFLAPGLASVPA, encoded by the coding sequence GTGAGCACCACCGATCTCTTGAAGGGTGCGGCCGAGCTGTTCCCGGACGAGGTAGTCACCCAGGCGCACGTACGTCACCTGGACCTGCCGTTCAACGCCGGGCGCTTCGCGCTCATCACGCTGGACAACGGCTTCGACCACACCAAGCCGACCACCTTCGGCCCGGCCTCGCTGGCGAACCTGAACACCGCCATCGACCAGGTCGAGAAGGAGGCGTCGGCCGGCGAGATCGTCGGTGTCGGCATCACCGGCAAGCCGTTCATCTTCGCCGTCGGCGCCGACCTGAAGGGCGTCGAGCTCCTCAAGGAGCACAAGGACGCGCTCGCCATCGGCAAGGGCGGTCACGAGGTCTTCAAGCGCCTCGCCGACATCGCCGCGCCGACCTTCGCGTACTACAACGGCGCCGCGATGGGCGGTGGCGTCGAGGTCGGTCTGCACTGCACCTACCGCACGGTCTCCGCGGCCCTGCCCGCCTTCTCGCTCCCCGAGGTCTTCCTCGGGCTGGTCCCCGGCTGGGGCGGCTGCACGCTGCTGCCGAACCTGATCGGCGCCGAGAAGGCCGTCTCGGTGATCATCGAGAACTCCCTCAACCAGAACAAGCAGCTGAAGGGCGCGCAGGTCTACGAACTGGGCATCGCCGACGCGCTGTTCGAGGGCGCGGACTTCCTGGAGCAGTCCCTGCTGTGGACGGCGTCCGTCCTCAAGGGCGAGATCGTCATCGACCGCCCGGTGATCGACCGCGGTGAGGCCTGGGACCAGGCCGTCGCCAAGGGCCGTTTCGTCGCCGACTCCAAGGTGCACGGGGCCGCTCCGGCCGCCTACCGCGCCCTGGACATCATCGAGGCCGCCAAGAACGGCGACCTCCAGCAGGGCTACGACGCCGAGGACCAGGCCCTCGCCGACCTGATCATGGGCGGCGAACTGCGCTCCGGCATCTACGCGTTCAACCTGGTGCAGAAGCGCGGCAAGCGTCCCGCGGGCGCCCCGGACAAGAACCTGGCCCGCCCGGTCACCAAGGTGGGCGTCGTGGGCGCGGGCCTCATGGCCTCCCAGCTCGCGCTGCTCTTCCTGCGCCGCCTGGAGGTGCCGGTCGTGCTGACCGACATCGACCAGGAGCGCGTCGACAAGGGTGTGGGCTACGTCCACGCCGAGATCGAGAAGCTGCTCGGCAAGGGCCGTGTCAACCAGGACAAGGCGAACCGTCTCAAGGCCCTGGTCACCGGTGTGCTGGACAAGGCGGAGGGCTTCTCCGACGCGGACTTCATCATCGAGGCCGTGTTCGAGGAGATCGGCGTCAAGCAGCAGGTGTTCGCGGAGGTCGAGGCGGTCGCCCCGGCGCACGCGGTCCTCGCCACCAACACCTCCTCGCTGTCCGTCTCCGAGATGGCGTCGAAGCTGAAGAACCCCGAGCGGGTCGTCGGGTTCCACTTCTTCAACCCGGTCGCGATCCTGCCCCTGCTGGAGATCGTCCGCGGCGAGCAGACCGACGACGCCTCGCTGGCCACGGCGTTCTCCGTCGCCAAGAAGCTGAAGAAGACCGCGGTACTGGTCAAGGACGCCCCGGCGTTCGTCGTGAACCGCATCCTCACCCGCTTCATGGGCGAGATCCAGAACGTCATCGACGAGGGCACCCCGGTCGCGGTCGCGGAGAAGGCGGTGGAGCCCCTGGGCCTGCCGATGTCGCCTCTCGTCCTCCTGGAGCTGGTCGGTCCCGCGATCGGCCTGCACGTCTCCGAGACCCTCAACAGGGCCTTCCCGGAGCGCTTCACCGTCTCCCCGAACCTCGCGGCCGTCGTCAAGGCGGGCAAGCGCGGCTTCTACGTCTACTCCGCGGAGAACGGCTTCAAGCCGGAGCTGGACCCGGAGGTCGCCGCGCTCCTCAAGCAGGGCGACACCGTCCTGTCCGAGGAGCAGGTCCGTGAGCGCGTCCTCGACGCCGTCGCCCAGGAGATCGGGCTCATGCTCGACGAGGGTGTCGTCGCCGAGGCCCAGGACATCGACCTGTGCCTGATCACGGGCGCCGGCTGGCCCTTCCACCTGGGCGGCATCACGCCGTACCTGGACCGCGAGGGTGTCTCCGAGCGCGTGAACGGCAAGAAGTTCCTGGCTCCGGGCCTGGCCTCGGTTCCGGCGTAA
- a CDS encoding glycoside hydrolase family 2 protein: MLQATPLTEGWILRHSDGTVDELPAVVPGCVHTDLLAAGVIPDPFLGRNETEVAWVGRREWTYETDLAPANGHEQTDLVFDGLDTAAEIHLDGQLLGRTRNMHRSYRFDVTGMAGRLSVRFVSAYAEAEAMRGKLGERPAAYAEPYQYIRKMACSFGWDWGPTLVTAGIWRPVRLERWSTARIARVRPLVTVQEGAGIAELAVDVERARVDAPLTVEASVGGVRVRAAIDGTSGTVRLQVPDVRLWWPRGYGEQPLYDVELTLLDADRPLDVWRRRVGFRTVGLDRSADERGSGFTLVVNGERIFARGVNWIPDDVFPSRITRERYRERLRQAVGAGVDLVRVWGGGIYESEDFYDACDELGLLVWQDFPFACAAYPEEQPLRGEVEAEARENVVRLMPHPSLVLWNGNNENLWGFRDWGWEARLAGDSWGEGYYLGVLPRLVAELDPTRPYSAGSPWSGSWEHHPNDPAHGTHHSWEVWNRTDYAEYRSEVPRFVAEFGWQAPPAYATLARATAGEELAPDSPGVLHHQKADDGNGKLRRGLERHFAFPEGDFDRWHYLMQVNQARAVATGIEHWRSHWPVCAGTVVWQLNDCWPVTSWAAIDGDGREKPLYHELRRLYADRLLTVQVRGQRTVLAVVNQAAEPWAGVLRLRRMSVEGEAIDETEVPFRADRRTVAEVAVPPELVPVGPKEFLVADAGGRGGGGVGRVPGGPRALYFPSADRDIPYPRPEFDVSVVPGAVTVTARTLVRDLLLQADRLDPAARADRGLVTLLPGERVTIHVSGWKTPDPHVARSALYCLEPSR; encoded by the coding sequence ATGCTTCAGGCCACACCGCTCACCGAGGGATGGATCCTGCGCCACTCCGACGGCACCGTGGACGAACTCCCGGCCGTCGTACCGGGCTGCGTGCACACCGATCTGCTGGCGGCCGGAGTGATCCCGGATCCCTTTCTCGGCCGCAACGAGACCGAGGTCGCGTGGGTGGGACGGCGGGAGTGGACCTACGAGACCGACCTGGCCCCCGCGAACGGGCACGAGCAGACCGACCTCGTCTTCGACGGACTGGACACCGCGGCCGAAATCCATCTGGACGGTCAACTGCTGGGCCGGACAAGGAACATGCACCGCTCGTACCGCTTCGACGTGACCGGCATGGCAGGGCGGCTGAGCGTGCGGTTCGTCTCCGCCTACGCGGAGGCCGAGGCGATGCGCGGGAAGCTGGGCGAACGGCCCGCCGCGTACGCCGAGCCGTACCAGTACATCCGCAAGATGGCCTGCTCGTTCGGCTGGGACTGGGGGCCCACGCTGGTGACCGCCGGGATCTGGCGGCCGGTGCGCCTGGAGCGGTGGTCGACGGCCCGCATCGCCCGGGTGCGGCCCCTGGTGACCGTCCAGGAGGGCGCGGGCATCGCGGAGTTGGCCGTGGACGTCGAGCGAGCCCGGGTCGATGCGCCCCTGACGGTCGAGGCCTCGGTGGGCGGGGTGCGGGTGCGCGCCGCGATCGACGGGACCTCGGGGACCGTACGGCTTCAGGTGCCGGACGTGCGGCTGTGGTGGCCCCGCGGATACGGTGAACAGCCTCTGTACGACGTCGAGTTGACCTTGCTCGACGCGGACCGCCCGCTGGACGTGTGGCGGCGCCGGGTCGGCTTCCGGACCGTCGGGCTGGACCGCTCGGCCGACGAGCGCGGCAGCGGCTTCACCCTGGTCGTCAACGGCGAGCGGATCTTCGCGCGCGGCGTGAACTGGATCCCGGACGACGTGTTCCCCTCCCGGATCACCCGCGAGCGGTACCGGGAGCGGCTGCGGCAGGCGGTCGGCGCCGGAGTGGACCTGGTGCGGGTCTGGGGCGGCGGGATCTACGAGAGTGAGGACTTCTACGACGCCTGCGACGAACTGGGGCTACTGGTCTGGCAGGACTTCCCGTTCGCCTGCGCGGCCTATCCCGAGGAGCAGCCGCTGCGCGGCGAGGTGGAGGCGGAGGCCCGGGAGAACGTCGTACGGCTGATGCCGCATCCCTCGCTCGTGCTGTGGAACGGCAACAACGAGAACCTGTGGGGGTTCCGGGACTGGGGCTGGGAGGCGCGGCTCGCCGGGGATTCCTGGGGCGAGGGGTACTACCTGGGCGTACTGCCGCGGCTGGTGGCCGAGTTGGACCCGACGCGGCCCTACTCGGCGGGCAGCCCCTGGTCCGGGTCGTGGGAGCACCACCCGAACGACCCCGCGCACGGGACACACCACTCGTGGGAGGTGTGGAACCGGACGGACTACGCCGAGTACCGCAGTGAAGTGCCCCGGTTCGTGGCCGAGTTCGGATGGCAGGCACCGCCCGCGTACGCCACGCTGGCGCGTGCGACGGCCGGGGAGGAGTTGGCTCCGGACTCCCCCGGTGTGCTGCACCACCAGAAGGCGGACGACGGGAACGGCAAGCTTCGGCGTGGGCTGGAGCGGCATTTTGCCTTTCCCGAGGGGGACTTCGACCGCTGGCACTACCTCATGCAGGTCAACCAGGCGCGGGCCGTGGCCACCGGGATCGAGCACTGGCGGTCCCACTGGCCGGTGTGCGCGGGGACGGTGGTGTGGCAGCTCAACGACTGCTGGCCGGTGACCAGTTGGGCGGCGATCGACGGGGACGGGCGGGAGAAGCCGCTCTATCACGAGCTGCGGCGACTGTACGCGGATCGACTGCTGACGGTCCAAGTGCGGGGACAGCGAACGGTGTTGGCGGTGGTGAACCAGGCGGCCGAGCCGTGGGCGGGTGTGCTGCGGCTACGACGCATGTCGGTCGAGGGCGAGGCGATCGACGAGACCGAGGTGCCCTTCCGGGCGGACCGACGGACCGTGGCCGAGGTGGCGGTGCCGCCCGAGCTGGTGCCGGTGGGCCCCAAGGAGTTCCTGGTGGCGGACGCTGGTGGGAGGGGCGGTGGCGGTGTGGGTCGGGTGCCGGGCGGGCCCCGGGCTCTGTACTTTCCGTCGGCGGACCGGGACATCCCTTACCCCCGGCCCGAGTTCGACGTGTCGGTCGTGCCGGGGGCCGTGACGGTGACGGCCCGCACCCTCGTACGGGATCTGCTGCTCCAGGCCGACCGGCTGGATCCGGCGGCGCGTGCCGACCGGGGGCTGGTGACGCTGTTGCCCGGGGAGCGGGTGACCATCCATGTCAGTGGCTGGAAGACTCCTGATCCGCACGTCGCCCGATCCGCCCTGTACTGCCTGGAGCCCAGCCGATGA
- a CDS encoding thiolase family protein, with protein sequence MPRTVKDVVFVDGVRTPFGKAGPKGIYHETRADDLVVKAIRELLRRNPGLDPKKIDEVAIAATTQIGDQGLTIGRTAGILAGLPQSVPGYSIDRMCAGALTAVTSVAGSVAFGAYDIAIAGGVEHMGRHPMGEGVDPNPRFVSEKLVDESALFMGMTAENLHDRYPTITKQRADEYAVRSQEKAAKAYANGKIQADLVPISVRRTNPEAGETGWGLVTADEPMRPGTTLENLSGLKTPFRVHGRVTAGNAAGLNDGATASLIASEDFAREHDLPVKMRLVSYSFVGVEPEVMGYGPIPATEKALAQAGLSISDIGLFEINEAFAVQVLAFLEHYGIADDDARVNQYGGAIAYGHPLASSGVRLMTQLARQFEEQPEVRYGLTTMCVGFGMGATVIWENPNHKDAGGSK encoded by the coding sequence GTGCCTCGTACCGTCAAGGATGTCGTCTTCGTCGACGGCGTCCGCACCCCGTTCGGCAAGGCGGGCCCGAAGGGCATCTACCACGAGACCCGCGCCGACGACCTCGTCGTGAAGGCGATCCGGGAGCTGCTGCGCCGCAACCCGGGTCTCGACCCGAAGAAGATCGACGAGGTCGCCATCGCCGCGACCACGCAGATCGGTGACCAGGGGCTCACCATCGGCCGTACCGCCGGGATCCTCGCCGGTCTGCCGCAGTCGGTGCCCGGCTACTCCATCGACCGCATGTGTGCCGGCGCCCTGACCGCCGTCACCTCGGTCGCCGGCTCCGTGGCCTTCGGCGCCTACGACATCGCCATCGCCGGTGGTGTCGAGCACATGGGCCGCCACCCCATGGGTGAGGGCGTGGACCCGAACCCCCGGTTCGTCAGCGAGAAGCTGGTCGACGAGTCCGCCCTGTTCATGGGCATGACCGCCGAGAACCTGCACGACCGGTACCCGACGATCACCAAGCAGCGCGCCGACGAGTACGCCGTGCGCTCCCAGGAGAAGGCCGCCAAGGCGTACGCCAACGGCAAGATCCAGGCCGACCTGGTGCCGATCTCGGTACGCCGCACCAACCCGGAGGCCGGTGAGACCGGCTGGGGTCTGGTCACCGCCGACGAGCCGATGCGCCCGGGGACCACGCTGGAGAACCTCTCCGGTCTCAAGACGCCGTTCCGTGTCCACGGCCGGGTCACCGCCGGTAACGCGGCCGGTCTGAACGACGGCGCCACCGCCTCCCTCATCGCGTCCGAGGACTTCGCCCGCGAGCACGACCTGCCGGTAAAGATGCGCCTCGTCTCGTACTCCTTCGTGGGTGTCGAGCCGGAGGTCATGGGCTACGGCCCGATCCCGGCCACGGAGAAGGCGCTCGCCCAGGCGGGCCTGTCCATCTCCGACATCGGTCTGTTCGAGATCAACGAGGCCTTCGCGGTCCAGGTCCTCGCCTTCCTGGAGCACTACGGCATCGCGGACGACGACGCCCGCGTCAACCAGTACGGCGGCGCCATCGCGTACGGCCACCCGCTGGCCTCCTCCGGTGTCCGGCTGATGACGCAGCTGGCCCGTCAGTTCGAGGAGCAGCCCGAGGTCCGCTACGGCCTCACCACCATGTGCGTCGGCTTCGGCATGGGCGCGACGGTCATCTGGGAGAACCCGAACCACAAGGACGCCGGAGGCAGCAAGTGA
- a CDS encoding amino acid permease — translation MSSTIFRTKKVEQSIRDTEEPEHALKKSLSALDLTVFGVGVIIGTGIFVLTGTVAKNNAGPAVALAFVVAGVVCALAALCYAEFASTVPVAGSAYTFAYASLGELPAWIIGWDLVLEFALGTAVVAVGWSGYIASLLDNAGWHLPEVLSGRDGADGFGFDILAAALVLALTGILVLGTKLSARVTSIVVAVKVTVVLVVIIAGAFFVKSGNYHPFIPKAKPVEAGSGLQSPLIQLMFGWAPANFGVMGIFTAASVVFFAFIGFDVVATAAEETRNPQRDMPRGILGSLVICTTLYVAVSIVVTGMQKYTDLSITAPLADAFKATGHPWFAGFISFGAAVGLTTVCMILLLGQTRVFFAMSRDGLLPTFFSHVHPRFRTPHRPTILLGVIIAIVAGFTPLSELAELVNIGTLFAFVVVAIGVAILRRTRPDLPRAFRTPWVPVVPIVSVLASLWLMLNLPAETWLRFGIWMVIGFVVYFLYGRSHSRLGRQSETE, via the coding sequence GTGAGCAGCACCATCTTCCGGACGAAGAAGGTCGAACAGTCCATCCGCGACACCGAGGAACCGGAGCACGCGCTCAAGAAATCCTTGTCCGCGCTCGATCTGACCGTCTTCGGCGTCGGCGTCATCATCGGCACCGGCATCTTCGTCCTGACCGGCACCGTCGCCAAGAACAACGCCGGCCCGGCGGTCGCCCTGGCCTTCGTCGTCGCCGGCGTCGTCTGCGCGCTCGCCGCGCTCTGCTACGCCGAGTTCGCCTCCACCGTCCCGGTGGCGGGATCGGCGTACACCTTCGCGTACGCCTCCCTCGGTGAACTGCCCGCCTGGATCATCGGCTGGGACCTGGTCCTGGAGTTCGCGCTCGGCACCGCGGTGGTCGCCGTCGGCTGGTCCGGCTACATCGCCTCGCTGCTCGACAACGCCGGCTGGCACCTGCCGGAGGTGCTCAGCGGCCGGGACGGGGCCGACGGCTTCGGCTTCGACATCCTCGCCGCCGCGCTCGTCCTGGCGCTCACCGGCATCCTCGTGCTCGGCACGAAGCTGTCCGCGCGGGTCACCTCGATCGTTGTCGCCGTCAAGGTGACGGTCGTGCTCGTCGTGATCATCGCGGGCGCCTTCTTCGTCAAGAGCGGCAACTACCACCCGTTCATCCCCAAGGCCAAGCCCGTGGAAGCGGGCAGCGGCCTCCAGTCCCCGCTCATCCAGCTGATGTTCGGCTGGGCGCCCGCCAACTTCGGCGTGATGGGCATCTTCACGGCCGCCTCGGTCGTCTTCTTCGCCTTCATCGGCTTCGACGTCGTCGCCACGGCCGCCGAGGAGACCAGGAACCCGCAGCGCGACATGCCGCGCGGCATCCTCGGCTCCCTCGTCATCTGCACGACCCTCTACGTGGCCGTGTCGATCGTCGTGACCGGCATGCAGAAGTACACCGACCTGTCCATCACGGCCCCGCTCGCCGACGCCTTCAAGGCCACCGGACACCCCTGGTTCGCGGGCTTCATCAGCTTCGGCGCGGCGGTGGGCCTGACGACGGTCTGCATGATCCTGCTCCTCGGCCAGACCCGAGTCTTCTTCGCGATGAGCCGCGACGGACTGCTGCCCACGTTCTTCTCCCACGTCCACCCGAGGTTCCGGACCCCGCACCGCCCGACGATCCTGCTCGGCGTGATCATCGCGATCGTCGCCGGCTTCACGCCCCTGAGCGAGCTCGCCGAACTGGTCAACATCGGCACGCTGTTCGCGTTCGTGGTCGTGGCGATCGGCGTCGCCATCCTGCGCCGCACCCGCCCCGACCTGCCCCGCGCCTTCCGCACCCCCTGGGTCCCGGTCGTCCCGATCGTCTCGGTGCTGGCCTCCCTGTGGCTGATGCTCAACCTGCCGGCCGAGACCTGGCTCCGCTTCGGGATCTGGATGGTGATCGGCTTCGTCGTGTACTTCCTCTACGGGCGGTCGCACAGCCGGCTCGGCCGGCAGAGCGAGACGGAGTAA